TGAAACAGCATCAAAACTGTTTTATAAAAATGGATATAACTCTACCGGAATAAATGAAATAATTTCTGAAGCAGGTATTGCAAAAGCAACATTATATAGCCATTTTAAGTCTAAAGAAGATATTTGTATTGCCTACTTGCGATTTAAGAATAGTACGTTTTTAAACGACATTAAAGAATTTACTACTTCAAAGAAAAAGGGAACTGAACAAATATTAGCCTTGTTCGACTTTCTGCAACTCTTTTTTAAAGACCAAGATTTTAATGGCTGTTGGTGTATAAAAACAGTGGCGGAAATTCCGAAAGACAATCAAAACATAAGAATTGAAATACAAAATCAAAAAACTAACTTCATCAAGTTCATTAAGGAATTAGTAATCAATAACCTTAAAGATGTGAAAGCAGAAAACATAGATTCATTAGCTAGAAAAATTTATATGTTGTATGAAGCAGGAGTTAGCGAAAGTCACTTACATCAAAAAGATTGGCCGATTTCAGAGATGAAATCAGTTTGTCATCAAATTATAAGTTAAAAAAATTTACCTAAACAAAGACAGACTTGTCTGTTCATTATTAATAATTTAAATATATAACAAATGGAAAATTCAAAAAAAGAAACCGCTATAATCATTGGTGGAACAACGGGAATGGGAAAAGCAACTGCTGAGTTACTTTTAAAAGACGGTATGGAAGTCATCGTACTAGGTCGACCTAACAAGAATCTAGACACAACTAAGGAAGAGTTATCAAAGCTTGGTAGCGTCAAAACAATGGGTATCGACTTGTTCGATTCTGAATCCATTCAAAATTTCATTAATGACATAAAAACCATTGCACCAAATGTAAAATACTTGGTCAATGCAGAGGATATTTCAGTCCAAAATCATTTTTAGAGCATACAGCTCAAGATTATGATATCTATCACAATTTCAATAAGGCGTTCTTCTTTATAACACAAGCCGTTTCTAATTTAATGAAAGAAAATGGTGGTGGCTCTATTGTAAACATAGGTTCAATGTGGGCGAAACAGGCCATAAAAGCAACACCATCTTCTGCCTACTCAATGGCAAAAGCAGGTTTACATAGTTTAACACAACACTTGGCAATGGAATTAGCAGAACACAACATTAGAGTGAATGCAGTTTCGCCAGCTGTAGTAGTTACACCAATTTATGGTGCTTTTATCGAGGAAGATAAAATTGAAGAAACACTACAAGGGTTTAACGAATTCCACCCAATTGGACGCGTTG
This genomic window from Flavobacterium sp. CS20 contains:
- a CDS encoding TetR/AcrR family transcriptional regulator, with the translated sequence MKHSEIRHRIIETASKLFYKNGYNSTGINEIISEAGIAKATLYSHFKSKEDICIAYLRFKNSTFLNDIKEFTTSKKKGTEQILALFDFLQLFFKDQDFNGCWCIKTVAEIPKDNQNIRIEIQNQKTNFIKFIKELVINNLKDVKAENIDSLARKIYMLYEAGVSESHLHQKDWPISEMKSVCHQIIS